A DNA window from Anaerocolumna sp. AGMB13020 contains the following coding sequences:
- a CDS encoding mechanosensitive ion channel family protein, producing the protein MEKILTTMKQDVVTTLDNIWKSLISSGFEFVINILIALIVIFIGKKVIKVLLGMFEKAFIRGKMEAGVKGFLLAFLRAILYIILTWIILVQIFGVKDASLVAILGSAGLSIGLALQGGLSNFAGGVIILLLRPFKVGDNITHLGNEGKVISIDIFYTKMLTADNRLVVMPNGALSNANIVNSTNEVKRRLDITVAVGRSEEIDRIRNILEDILAKNKYVMKEASNLVFINSFDAGSISMGIRAWVKSEDYFTCKCELLETIKKEFDEKQVIMV; encoded by the coding sequence ATGGAAAAAATCCTGACAACGATGAAACAAGATGTGGTAACAACTTTAGATAATATCTGGAAAAGTCTTATCAGCAGCGGCTTTGAATTTGTTATTAATATTTTGATTGCTTTAATCGTTATTTTTATTGGGAAAAAAGTTATTAAAGTGTTGCTTGGAATGTTTGAAAAGGCATTTATCAGAGGGAAAATGGAAGCAGGCGTGAAAGGCTTTCTGCTGGCCTTTCTTCGGGCAATCCTTTATATAATACTTACCTGGATCATTTTGGTTCAGATTTTTGGAGTAAAAGATGCCAGTCTGGTTGCCATTTTAGGATCTGCAGGGTTGAGTATCGGTTTAGCTTTACAGGGCGGACTTTCAAATTTTGCCGGTGGTGTAATCATCCTGCTGCTTCGCCCGTTCAAAGTAGGTGATAACATCACTCATCTTGGAAATGAAGGAAAGGTCATTTCCATAGATATCTTTTATACAAAAATGCTGACAGCAGATAACAGGCTTGTTGTTATGCCAAATGGTGCTTTGTCCAATGCTAATATTGTAAATTCAACCAACGAAGTAAAACGCAGGCTTGATATTACAGTAGCTGTTGGCCGCTCAGAGGAGATAGACAGAATCAGAAATATCTTGGAAGATATTTTAGCTAAAAATAAATATGTAATGAAAGAAGCGTCTAATTTAGTGTTTATAAATAGTTTTGATGCCGGCAGCATTAGTATGGGAATCAGGGCATGGGTTAAATCAGAAGATTATTTCACCTGTAAATGTGAGCTTCTTGAGACTATCAAGAAGGAATTTGATGAAAAACAGGTTATAATGGTATAA
- a CDS encoding response regulator, with product MRVIIVDDEKHSIDLLCYFLKKHEVEIAAAYTNPLLALKNVETDKPDILFVDIEMPELNGLKLAQSIKSRLPDVIIVFITAFSEYAIESFQVHPMDYLLKPVTEREITKMMDSIKRQYTLLTLEKEKGSNNQIIQMKCFGKFEVTCSGREAMKFPTSKTKELLSYLICKANKAIYRDELMSLLFTGKEGLDRNNFYVTVSRLKAALCSYGIDETYFKFNKDFEVFIKRGICDLYDLTVFIRNYSRITEENLLEAERLTGIYHGEVFTNMDTDWTNEINEWVDIQMEEIMLSMAEYYKEISAEKYESILKKLISINSLSSRGYEELLGFYIELEKKEKYKSLYHKYARVMKNDLNLDIDKRFIKYMDLQIQGELIG from the coding sequence TTGAGGGTAATAATTGTTGATGATGAGAAACATTCCATTGATTTACTATGCTATTTTCTGAAAAAACATGAGGTGGAAATAGCGGCTGCCTATACCAATCCGCTATTGGCTTTAAAAAATGTAGAAACAGACAAGCCGGATATTTTGTTTGTTGATATAGAGATGCCGGAACTGAACGGTTTAAAACTGGCACAAAGTATAAAAAGCCGTTTACCCGATGTTATCATTGTATTTATAACTGCATTTTCCGAGTATGCCATTGAAAGTTTTCAGGTTCATCCTATGGATTACCTGCTAAAACCTGTTACAGAGAGAGAGATTACGAAGATGATGGACAGCATAAAGAGACAATATACGCTGTTGACTTTGGAAAAGGAAAAAGGCAGTAATAATCAGATAATTCAAATGAAGTGTTTCGGTAAATTTGAAGTTACGTGCAGTGGAAGAGAAGCAATGAAATTTCCCACAAGTAAGACAAAGGAATTATTGAGTTATCTTATTTGCAAGGCGAATAAAGCTATTTACCGGGACGAGTTAATGTCATTATTATTTACTGGAAAAGAAGGGTTGGACCGGAATAATTTTTATGTGACGGTCTCCAGACTGAAGGCGGCTTTGTGCAGTTATGGTATTGACGAGACATATTTTAAATTTAATAAGGATTTCGAAGTATTTATAAAAAGAGGTATTTGTGATTTGTACGATTTGACGGTATTCATAAGAAATTACAGCCGGATAACCGAGGAGAATTTGCTGGAGGCAGAACGGCTTACCGGAATATACCATGGTGAGGTCTTTACCAATATGGATACAGATTGGACAAATGAAATCAACGAATGGGTTGATATACAAATGGAAGAGATTATGCTCTCAATGGCTGAATACTACAAAGAGATATCTGCTGAAAAATATGAGAGTATATTAAAAAAGCTGATAAGTATTAATTCCTTGTCAAGTCGTGGTTATGAAGAATTGCTTGGTTTCTACATAGAATTAGAAAAGAAAGAAAAGTATAAATCACTTTATCATAAATATGCCAGGGTTATGAAAAATGATTTGAATCTGGATATAGACAAGCGTTTTATCAAATATATGGACCTGCAGATACAGGGGGAATTAATCGGCTGA
- the manA gene encoding mannose-6-phosphate isomerase, class I: MKEILFLEPVFKEMIWGGNRLRTDFHYDIPSDNTGECWAVSAHTNGDCTVKTGEYKGMTLSSLWAQHRELFGSVPGEVFPLLVKIIDAKQDLSIQVHPDDTYAKEYEKGSLGKTECWYILNCEEDGKIVIGHNAENRDELTEMIRDNRWEELIRVIPIKKGDFFQIEPGTVHAIKAGTVILETQQNSDITYRLYDYGRLQNGQPRELHIDKSIDVITCPQQLKDTERKKKVFSDGEIEELVQCDYYTVDRIKVNGSTSFNQSEPFTILSVIEGEGKIDGKDIKKGDHFILPFGYGEYSIQGTIELITSHI, from the coding sequence ATGAAAGAAATACTATTTTTAGAACCAGTATTTAAAGAAATGATATGGGGAGGGAACAGACTCAGGACAGATTTTCATTATGATATCCCCAGTGACAATACAGGTGAGTGCTGGGCAGTCAGCGCCCATACAAACGGTGATTGTACGGTAAAGACAGGAGAGTATAAAGGCATGACCTTGAGCAGTCTGTGGGCACAGCACCGAGAGCTTTTTGGAAGTGTGCCTGGAGAGGTATTTCCGCTTCTGGTAAAGATTATTGATGCGAAACAGGATTTGAGCATTCAGGTGCACCCGGATGATACTTATGCCAAAGAGTATGAAAAGGGATCTTTGGGTAAGACCGAATGCTGGTATATACTTAATTGTGAAGAAGATGGTAAAATTGTCATTGGTCATAATGCTGAGAACAGGGACGAGCTGACAGAGATGATCAGAGATAACCGTTGGGAGGAGCTTATAAGGGTTATTCCCATAAAAAAAGGTGATTTTTTTCAGATTGAACCGGGAACCGTGCATGCCATAAAGGCTGGAACCGTGATTCTGGAAACCCAGCAGAACAGTGACATTACCTACAGACTGTATGATTACGGCAGATTACAGAATGGACAACCCAGAGAACTCCACATTGACAAAAGTATTGATGTTATAACCTGCCCTCAGCAGCTAAAAGATACGGAAAGAAAGAAAAAAGTATTTTCTGATGGTGAAATTGAAGAACTGGTTCAGTGTGATTATTATACGGTGGACAGAATCAAAGTGAATGGCAGTACAAGCTTTAACCAGTCAGAACCTTTTACAATACTCAGCGTAATAGAAGGTGAAGGTAAAATAGACGGTAAAGACATAAAAAAAGGTGACCATTTTATCCTGCCTTTCGGTTATGGTGAATATTCAATCCAGGGAACGATTGAGCTGATTACTTCGCACATATAA
- a CDS encoding YesL family protein, whose amino-acid sequence MSSIFNVDNPIFTGLNKIVDAIFLSILFLVTCIPIFTIGPALTALYYATAKSLRRDRGYIAREYFKAFKANFKQGLISGLIITAAALILAFDWNYAKVQQSTTGAILFSIFTGMFFILLSISIYVFPVLSRFKTSVKQLFKTSFFMAIRHLPSTILMIIIVLFFALVIYLFAFTVVFVPAVCALLISFLMERVFKKYMPKKEDEEENTGVDEWYLE is encoded by the coding sequence ATGAGCAGTATTTTTAACGTTGATAATCCTATTTTTACCGGATTGAATAAGATCGTAGATGCAATATTTTTAAGTATTTTATTTCTGGTAACCTGTATTCCGATATTTACGATCGGGCCGGCCCTGACTGCACTTTATTATGCTACAGCCAAGTCTTTAAGAAGAGACAGAGGTTATATAGCGCGAGAGTATTTTAAAGCATTTAAGGCAAATTTCAAGCAGGGATTAATAAGCGGTCTTATAATAACAGCTGCGGCATTAATTCTGGCTTTTGACTGGAATTATGCAAAAGTACAGCAGTCAACGACTGGTGCTATATTATTCAGCATATTTACGGGTATGTTTTTTATACTCTTAAGCATAAGTATTTATGTATTCCCGGTATTGTCCAGATTTAAGACAAGTGTAAAGCAATTATTTAAAACCTCATTTTTTATGGCAATCAGGCATCTGCCCAGTACAATACTTATGATTATTATCGTGTTATTTTTCGCGCTAGTGATATATCTGTTTGCTTTTACTGTTGTATTTGTACCGGCAGTATGTGCATTGCTCATATCCTTCCTGATGGAAAGGGTATTTAAAAAGTATATGCCTAAGAAAGAGGATGAGGAAGAAAATACCGGAGTAGACGAATGGTATCTGGAATAA
- a CDS encoding YcdB/YcdC domain-containing protein, which yields MISKKIGTVILTSALIVSTLPTPFLKADASSLASNNTIEMIATKAAAGVDTEATASSAELEKMITAVKSKITVPSELSNFSYNYYSGSGNSYVWNLSWSNKDGSKTINVNCDSKGRISNYSFNTDKSYKPVYLQEELKTKADTFIKSIASDIAGKLQYTETSSASSYDGTYTYEYQRVENGIPMPDNTVSVAVNYQTGEVTNYSVNWLYDVSIPGSTVKITKEDAAAKIGKNIKMTLSYQSAYVKNADGKSSSVKAFLVYSPDNSYIAVDAVSGKVYTTQNQWLSDSLNQATAETSAKDASSGFTPEEINEIDSIKGLITKTNAINAVKNNTKLLFDKNMTSVNANLYKRNSDSSDASYVWNINFADPREAKEGSKDTYRAYAYAVVDAKTGKIISYHSSTKNYYSSAKEQWESVNVKYTQKQGKATLESFIKEQVPDYFKNTEYTGSSEDYVIAYKDSKPVYGGYSYNYQRVNEGIAYAANNINGAVDGVTGKVYSFGYNWDKNITFEAPKNIISADKAFTNYIANEGYRLIYEVYYENSISTAKNTTASDAVYTQTPSVRLVYRTDITPEYFSPFTGKQLDYEGKEYVKPTGLYTYTDIDGNSSARNIKLLANMGIGFDGGLYKPTQAITAEELINFIEKANFYYNSSKYKLTGSTVSRLNAAKFAVQLLGLEKAAAIPGIYSVNISDQASISQSDMGYAAIAYGLKILLPGSDNKLRPGDSLTRQDAADLVVAMLNSME from the coding sequence ATGATATCAAAAAAAATAGGGACTGTAATCTTAACCAGTGCCCTTATTGTTAGTACACTTCCGACACCCTTTTTAAAGGCAGATGCCAGCTCTCTGGCTTCTAATAATACGATTGAAATGATAGCCACTAAGGCAGCAGCAGGTGTTGACACGGAAGCAACTGCATCTTCTGCAGAACTTGAGAAGATGATAACAGCTGTAAAAAGCAAAATAACCGTTCCCTCAGAGTTATCAAACTTTTCCTATAATTATTACTCAGGAAGTGGGAATTCATATGTTTGGAATCTGTCTTGGTCTAATAAGGACGGCAGTAAAACCATCAATGTAAACTGTGACTCAAAAGGACGGATCTCGAATTATTCTTTTAATACGGATAAATCCTATAAACCAGTTTATCTTCAGGAAGAATTGAAGACGAAAGCAGATACATTTATCAAGTCAATTGCTTCTGATATAGCAGGTAAGCTTCAATATACAGAAACCTCATCTGCTTCTTCTTATGATGGCACATATACCTATGAGTATCAAAGAGTTGAAAATGGCATTCCTATGCCGGATAACACAGTTAGCGTAGCCGTTAACTACCAGACAGGTGAAGTAACAAATTATTCTGTCAACTGGCTGTATGATGTTTCTATTCCCGGCTCGACTGTTAAAATCACAAAGGAAGATGCAGCAGCAAAAATTGGTAAGAATATAAAAATGACATTATCTTATCAAAGTGCTTATGTAAAGAATGCAGACGGTAAAAGCAGCAGTGTTAAAGCCTTTTTGGTATATAGCCCCGACAATTCCTATATCGCAGTAGATGCAGTATCCGGCAAGGTCTATACGACGCAGAACCAATGGCTTTCTGACAGTTTAAATCAAGCCACAGCAGAAACTTCTGCAAAAGATGCCAGTTCAGGTTTCACTCCTGAAGAAATAAATGAAATTGACAGTATCAAAGGACTTATTACCAAAACAAATGCAATTAATGCTGTTAAGAATAATACGAAGCTGCTTTTCGATAAGAATATGACATCAGTTAACGCTAATCTGTATAAACGTAATAGTGACAGCAGTGATGCCTCCTATGTATGGAATATTAATTTCGCTGATCCCAGAGAAGCGAAAGAGGGTTCAAAGGATACTTACCGGGCATATGCTTATGCTGTTGTAGATGCCAAGACCGGAAAGATCATTTCTTATCATTCCAGTACGAAGAATTATTACAGCTCCGCTAAAGAACAATGGGAAAGCGTTAATGTTAAATATACACAGAAACAAGGGAAGGCTACTCTTGAGAGCTTTATAAAAGAGCAGGTTCCGGATTATTTTAAGAATACGGAATATACCGGAAGTTCCGAGGATTATGTTATAGCTTACAAAGATAGTAAACCTGTATATGGCGGATACAGCTATAATTATCAGAGAGTAAATGAAGGAATTGCCTATGCTGCCAATAATATTAATGGAGCAGTTGATGGTGTAACTGGAAAAGTATACTCCTTTGGTTATAACTGGGATAAGAATATAACCTTTGAAGCGCCTAAGAATATTATCTCGGCTGATAAGGCTTTTACCAACTATATTGCAAATGAGGGTTACAGGCTGATTTACGAAGTGTATTATGAGAATAGTATCTCCACTGCTAAAAATACAACTGCCTCAGATGCTGTTTACACTCAGACACCTTCTGTACGACTTGTATACCGTACCGATATTACACCTGAATATTTTTCACCTTTTACAGGAAAACAGCTTGACTATGAAGGGAAAGAATATGTAAAACCTACAGGGCTTTACACTTATACTGATATAGATGGGAATTCTTCTGCAAGAAATATTAAGCTTCTTGCCAACATGGGGATTGGGTTTGACGGCGGACTTTATAAACCTACCCAGGCAATTACTGCGGAGGAGCTAATAAACTTTATCGAGAAAGCTAATTTCTACTATAACTCTTCAAAATATAAACTTACCGGAAGTACAGTAAGCAGATTGAATGCAGCTAAATTTGCAGTTCAGCTTCTGGGGCTTGAAAAAGCAGCAGCAATTCCCGGTATTTATTCCGTAAACATATCCGATCAGGCTTCTATCAGCCAGTCTGATATGGGTTATGCAGCAATAGCTTACGGTCTAAAGATCTTACTGCCTGGTTCTGATAATAAGCTTCGCCCCGGCGACTCACTTACTCGTCAGGATGCAGCGGATCTGGTAGTAGCAATGTTAAACTCTATGGAATAA
- a CDS encoding glutamine synthetase III family protein — protein sequence MAEKLTEIFGVDVFNEATMTERLPKKVYAALKKTIKNGEELDPAVADVVANAMKDWAIERGATHYTHWFQPMTGITAEKHDSFISPTSDGKIILEFSGKELIKGEPDASSFPSGGLRATFEARGYTAWDCTSPAFLREDASGVTLCIPTAFCSYTGEALDKKTPLLRSMEAVSDQAVRLLKLFGHDEVKSVSCSVGPEQEYFIVDKAKYLKRPDLIFSGRTLFGAQPPKGQEMEDHYFGSLKERIAAFMKEVNEECWKLGILAKTQHNEVAPAQHELAPIYSTANIATDHNQLVMETMKKVANRHGLVCLLHEKPFAGVNGSGKHDNWSIVTDTGKNLLDPGKTPHENIQFLLFLSAIIKAVDDNADLLRLSASNVGNDHRLGANEAPPAIISIFLGEQLEDVVKQLVETGDAKTSKQGGKLNTGVHTLPELKKDATDRNRTSPFAFTGNKFEFRMVGSSMSIAGPNTTLNAIVADVLGKFADELAEAADFDIAVHDLIKKTLTEHQRIIFNGNGYSDEWVAEAERRGLPNLKSFVEAIPAMTTEKAIKVFGKYKILSEVELHSRAEIEFEAYSKTINIEAKTMIEMANKLFLPAAIKYATGLAGSINSIKAAVPDADVSVQESLLKETSTLLASAKAALGKLQEVVTEAADKEGQEQAVYFKNVVFPAMSTLRTPIDELELIVDKELWPVPTYGDLLFEV from the coding sequence ATGGCAGAGAAATTGACTGAAATCTTTGGCGTTGATGTTTTTAATGAGGCAACCATGACAGAACGTTTACCCAAGAAAGTTTACGCCGCTTTAAAGAAAACAATCAAGAATGGAGAGGAACTGGATCCTGCAGTAGCTGATGTTGTTGCTAATGCTATGAAGGACTGGGCTATCGAAAGAGGAGCAACCCATTATACCCATTGGTTCCAGCCTATGACAGGTATCACTGCTGAAAAACATGATTCCTTTATCAGCCCTACTTCCGACGGTAAAATCATACTTGAATTTTCCGGCAAAGAATTAATCAAAGGTGAGCCCGATGCATCTTCTTTCCCCTCCGGCGGATTAAGAGCAACCTTTGAAGCAAGAGGATATACCGCCTGGGATTGTACTTCACCCGCTTTCTTAAGAGAAGATGCTTCTGGAGTTACACTTTGCATTCCTACTGCATTTTGTTCCTATACCGGCGAAGCGCTTGATAAGAAAACACCTCTTCTTCGTTCTATGGAAGCAGTAAGCGATCAGGCAGTACGTTTACTTAAATTATTCGGACATGATGAAGTTAAATCTGTTTCTTGCTCCGTAGGTCCCGAGCAGGAATACTTTATAGTAGATAAAGCAAAGTACTTAAAGAGACCTGACCTTATTTTCTCCGGAAGAACCTTATTTGGAGCTCAACCTCCCAAGGGTCAGGAAATGGAAGATCACTATTTCGGAAGCTTAAAGGAAAGAATTGCTGCATTCATGAAGGAAGTGAACGAAGAATGCTGGAAGCTTGGTATCTTAGCTAAGACACAGCATAACGAAGTTGCTCCTGCTCAGCATGAATTAGCACCTATTTATTCTACTGCTAATATTGCTACTGATCACAATCAGTTGGTAATGGAAACAATGAAGAAGGTTGCTAACCGCCATGGTCTTGTATGCCTGCTTCATGAGAAACCTTTTGCAGGTGTTAATGGATCTGGTAAACATGACAACTGGTCTATCGTAACTGATACCGGAAAGAATCTCCTGGATCCTGGTAAGACACCTCATGAGAACATTCAGTTCCTGTTGTTCCTTTCCGCTATCATCAAAGCTGTTGATGATAATGCAGATTTACTTCGTCTTTCTGCTTCCAATGTAGGAAATGATCACAGATTAGGTGCTAACGAAGCTCCTCCGGCTATTATTTCTATCTTCCTTGGAGAGCAGTTGGAAGATGTTGTTAAACAGCTTGTTGAAACTGGTGACGCTAAGACCAGTAAACAAGGCGGAAAGTTAAATACTGGCGTTCATACACTTCCTGAATTAAAGAAGGATGCTACAGATAGAAACCGTACTTCACCTTTTGCTTTCACTGGTAATAAATTTGAGTTCAGAATGGTTGGCTCCTCCATGTCCATCGCTGGTCCGAATACAACCTTAAATGCTATTGTAGCTGATGTATTAGGCAAATTTGCAGATGAGCTTGCAGAAGCAGCAGATTTTGATATTGCTGTACATGACTTGATCAAGAAGACTTTAACAGAGCATCAGAGAATCATCTTCAATGGCAACGGTTACTCAGACGAGTGGGTAGCTGAAGCTGAAAGAAGAGGACTTCCTAATTTGAAATCTTTTGTAGAAGCAATTCCTGCTATGACTACAGAGAAAGCTATCAAGGTATTTGGTAAATATAAAATTTTATCAGAAGTTGAGCTTCATTCTCGTGCGGAAATTGAATTTGAGGCCTATTCAAAGACAATTAATATTGAAGCAAAGACTATGATTGAAATGGCAAACAAGCTTTTCCTTCCCGCCGCGATCAAATATGCTACAGGTCTTGCTGGCTCCATTAATTCTATTAAGGCAGCAGTTCCCGACGCAGACGTATCCGTTCAGGAAAGCCTGTTAAAAGAGACCTCCACACTTTTAGCTTCTGCAAAAGCTGCTCTTGGTAAATTACAGGAAGTTGTAACAGAAGCTGCTGATAAAGAAGGTCAGGAACAGGCTGTATACTTTAAAAACGTTGTATTCCCTGCTATGAGTACTTTAAGAACACCTATTGATGAGCTGGAATTAATCGTTGATAAAGAGCTTTGGCCGGTACCTACTTATGGAGATTTATTATTTGAAGTATAA
- the glgB gene encoding 1,4-alpha-glucan branching protein GlgB: MEDVLYDLMDWAGIEAIVYSEEDNPQNILGPHLTDRGLLIQAYLPTAKSVKVKLKKPAKEYTMTMEEDGFYAVLIPNLKRIASYTLLVTYDNDAKMELYDPYAFGQVLTEGDLNSFTKGIHYTIYDKLGAHPMDIDGVSGVHFAVWAPNAVRVSVVGDFNNWDGRRHPMKRLKDSGIFELFVPGLRVGELYKYEIKVKGGMMVMKADPYASRAQLRPDTASIVHDLNQFKWSDEKWLDNRKHSDYRKSPINIYELHLGSFKKPNAGKGDDREFYNYRELAPIISDYIIEMGYTHVELMPVMEHPFDGSWGYQVTGYYAPTSRYGTPDDFMFFMNYLHNQGIGVILDWVPAHFPRDSFGLANFDGTCLYEHLDPRQGSHPHWGTLIYNYGRPQVSLFLIANALFWIEKYHVDGIRMDAVASMLYLDYGKNHGEWVANKYGGNENLEAVEMLKHLNSIVKKRKDGSLLIAEESTAWSKVTGELKEEGLGFDLKWNMGWMNDFTGYMKSDPLFRKGRHGELTFSLVYAFSEKFILVLSHDEVVHGKGSMINKMPGTIEQKFANLRVAYGFMLCHPGKKLLFMGQEFAQFSEWDEKKEIDWGLLKEERNASLNLYVKELNHLYKKYPALYACDFENRGFEWISCLDADHSIIAFVRKTDKSSETLLIICNFTPVVYEHFLLGVPFQGKYKEIFNSDCLRFGGQGNVNKRVKQSKPAVADGRKDSLSIVVPPLGISIFTCEETAAAIKKKK; the protein is encoded by the coding sequence ATGGAGGATGTGCTTTATGATTTAATGGATTGGGCGGGAATTGAAGCAATCGTATATTCGGAGGAGGATAACCCCCAGAATATTCTTGGCCCTCATCTTACAGACAGGGGACTTCTTATACAAGCCTATTTACCTACCGCAAAATCAGTAAAAGTGAAGCTTAAAAAACCTGCTAAGGAATATACCATGACAATGGAAGAGGACGGGTTTTATGCTGTTCTGATTCCGAATTTGAAAAGAATCGCTTCCTATACTCTGCTTGTGACTTATGATAACGATGCAAAGATGGAGTTATATGATCCTTATGCTTTTGGTCAGGTACTTACGGAAGGGGATTTAAACAGCTTTACAAAAGGCATACATTATACCATATATGATAAACTTGGCGCTCACCCGATGGACATTGACGGCGTTTCAGGCGTGCATTTTGCTGTTTGGGCGCCAAATGCTGTCAGAGTAAGTGTTGTCGGAGACTTTAACAACTGGGATGGAAGAAGACATCCCATGAAGCGTTTAAAGGACTCCGGTATTTTTGAACTATTTGTTCCAGGTTTAAGAGTGGGAGAACTCTATAAATACGAAATAAAAGTAAAAGGCGGAATGATGGTTATGAAAGCCGATCCATACGCCAGCAGAGCCCAGCTAAGGCCAGATACTGCTTCCATTGTTCATGATCTTAATCAGTTTAAGTGGTCTGATGAGAAGTGGCTGGATAACCGCAAACATTCAGATTACCGTAAAAGTCCTATTAACATCTACGAACTTCATCTGGGGTCTTTTAAAAAACCGAATGCTGGTAAGGGAGATGACAGAGAATTTTATAATTACCGGGAACTTGCACCAATCATTTCGGATTATATAATTGAGATGGGGTATACCCATGTGGAACTGATGCCGGTAATGGAACATCCTTTTGATGGCTCCTGGGGGTATCAGGTAACAGGGTATTATGCGCCAACTTCCCGTTATGGCACACCGGATGATTTTATGTTTTTTATGAACTATCTTCACAATCAGGGGATTGGTGTGATTCTGGACTGGGTACCGGCTCATTTCCCGAGAGACAGCTTTGGACTGGCTAATTTTGATGGGACCTGCCTTTATGAGCATTTGGATCCCAGACAGGGAAGCCATCCTCACTGGGGGACGCTGATTTACAATTATGGAAGACCACAGGTTTCCTTATTTCTTATTGCCAATGCCCTTTTCTGGATAGAGAAGTATCATGTTGACGGGATACGTATGGATGCGGTTGCCTCCATGCTATATCTGGACTATGGGAAAAACCATGGAGAATGGGTTGCTAATAAATATGGCGGCAACGAGAACCTGGAAGCAGTGGAAATGTTAAAGCATTTAAATTCCATCGTAAAGAAGAGAAAAGACGGCAGTTTACTAATTGCCGAAGAATCAACTGCCTGGTCAAAAGTAACAGGAGAGTTAAAAGAAGAGGGACTGGGATTCGATTTGAAATGGAATATGGGTTGGATGAACGATTTTACCGGTTATATGAAAAGCGATCCCTTATTCCGAAAAGGCAGACATGGAGAGCTTACCTTCAGTCTGGTCTATGCCTTCAGTGAGAAGTTCATACTGGTGTTATCCCATGATGAAGTGGTTCACGGCAAAGGCTCCATGATTAACAAAATGCCAGGTACAATTGAACAAAAATTTGCAAATCTCAGAGTTGCGTATGGATTTATGCTGTGTCATCCCGGTAAGAAACTGCTTTTTATGGGACAGGAGTTTGCGCAATTCAGCGAATGGGATGAAAAGAAAGAAATCGATTGGGGACTGTTAAAAGAAGAACGGAATGCTTCCCTGAACTTATACGTAAAGGAGCTAAACCATCTGTATAAAAAATATCCGGCTCTTTATGCCTGTGATTTTGAAAATAGAGGGTTTGAGTGGATCAGTTGTCTGGATGCCGATCACAGTATTATAGCATTTGTAAGAAAAACAGATAAGAGCAGTGAAACCCTGCTGATAATCTGTAACTTTACACCGGTTGTGTATGAGCATTTTCTTCTTGGAGTGCCTTTTCAGGGAAAATACAAAGAGATTTTTAACAGTGACTGTCTTCGGTTTGGCGGGCAGGGGAATGTAAATAAGAGAGTAAAGCAGTCAAAGCCTGCCGTTGCTGACGGAAGAAAGGATTCTCTCTCTATCGTAGTACCGCCTTTGGGAATCAGTATATTTACCTGCGAAGAGACAGCTGCAGCAATTAAGAAGAAAAAATGA